The Deinococcus detaillensis genomic interval CTCCCCATATCTTAATCTAGCGTCAAAAGTTCAAGGCGACAGAAAATGACTCTTGAGATTTAGGCATCAGTATCAGTCACAGATACACTCACAATTTGCATTTCTCCGTTTGGGTTGACCTGATAGGAAACCACATAGCTTCTCGTGCGTCCCTGTCCGAGTTCTTCCTTGTGTATAGCAGTGTAGTGCGGCGTAACGGGTTGCCCCTGGACAGCTTTTCTCGTGTCAGGCTTACGGATGACCAGTTCACGCAACTCGTCTAACTCCTTGGAAAACGCGAGGAGCGAACTCTGGATAGTTTGTAGCTGTCTGACCTTGGAATTTTGCATAGTTGGAATACCTCTGAATAGTTTTTTAATAGGTGAAATATACATACAGTCTGACTGCTGAGACGGGAGAGTGCAAAGGTTCTCTGAGTGCTGGGGAAATGGCTGAAGCACTGTTTAGAGCGTACCTGTAATCGTTTGTTCTCTAGAGGCTTTGACAGGGTTCAGTTGAGGAAATATACTGGAATAGACGTTGTATTTCTCGTGAGAGTAGCTCAGTGGCAGAGCGTTCGACTGTTAATCGAATGGTCGTAGGTTCGACCCCTACCTGCCGAGCCAGATCAAGAAACCTCGTCTCAGACGGGGTTTTTTTGTTTTGAATTGCGGAGAAGATGTTGACGGATCTTTATCAATTCATGTCAGCGTTAACTCACTGGTGAAGTAGATTCCGCCCTTGCTAGAATGCAAAGTCTGATGACGCTCCAGTTCATGTCCGGCAACCTGTTCCCGCTGCCCGAAAAGCGGCTCGCATGAGCGGCGGTTTGGTGGCACTGCTCGACGACGTGGCCGCCCTCGCCAAGCTGGCCGCCGCCTCCATAGATGACATCGGCGCGGCGGCCAGCAAGGCGGGCGTCAAAGCCGTCGGTGTGGTGATCGACGACACGGCGGTCACGCCCCGCTACGTCACTGGCTTCACGCCGGAGCGCGAGTTGCCGATCATCTGGCGCATCGCCAAGGGGTCGCTGAAAAACAAGATCGTGTTCATCCTGCCCGCCGCGCTGCTGCTCAGCCAGTTTTTGCCGTGGGCGCTCAATCCGCTGCTGATGGTGGGCGGAGCGTACCTGTGCTTCGAGGGGGCCGAGAAGCTGTATGAAGCTGTGTGGGGCCACCACGATACACAGGGAGAAGCTGTCATCAAGCTGAGCAGCGACGCCCACGAGCAGCAGATGGTCTCGGGCGCGATTCGCACCGACTTCATTTTGTCGGCAGAAATCATGGCGATTTCGCTGGGCGAGGTGGCGGATCAACCGATTTTTGCCCGCGCCATCATCCTGGTGGCGGTGGCGCTGATGATCACGGCGTTGGTCTACGGCGTGGTGGGACTGATCGTCAAGGCCGACGATCTGGGTGTTCGCTTGGCCGCCACCGGTTCCAAGACCGCTCAGGCTGCGGGGCGCGGGCTGGTCAAAGGCATGCCGGTGGTCATGTCGGCCCTCTCGGTGATCGGTACGGCGGCGATGCTGTGGGTCGGCGGCCACATCCTCACCGACGGACTCAACAAGTTCGGGCTGAGCTGGCCTGCCCACACCCTGCACGATCTGGCGTTGGGAGCTGGGCAGGCCGTTCCCTTCGCAAAGGGAATTGTAGAGTGGCTGGTCGAAACGCTGGGGTCTGCGGTGGTGGGCGTGCTGGTGGGCGGCCTCATCGTGGCGGCGCTGCATCTGCGCCCGAAGAAGGCCGCAGCGCACTGAGCAGCGGGTCAGTGGGTGACTTGGCACTGAAGGCTCGCCGTCAGTAAGAGATGCCCACCCGGTAACCGATGTGCTTTTTTGCCAGCAGTTCGGCGTAGGCGTAAGCCGCCGTGTCGCCGGTGGAGATCTGCTGGCCGTCCACCGGAAGGTAATCGCGCTGCGTCCGGTAGCCGCCGACCGCTTCTCCATCCGGCAAATAGGTCGGGCAGATGACCGTCCAGTCGAGCGGAGAATCACGCAGCATCTCATACGCTTTTTGGTGCTCCTCTGCGGCGAAGGTCTGCTTACGGCGCGAGTCGCTGGTCTGATAGCGCAGCTTGCCCGGCTCGGTTCGGCTCTCCAAGATGCCCGCCGTTCCGATGGTGACGATTCTCGCTACGCCGTGCTCTTTCATGCCTTGAATGATGGCCGCCGTCGCCTCAGTCAGCGTGGTCGCCGAATCTGTTCCGAGGGCACTCACGACGGCGTCCGCTCCGGCGATGATCTGCCTGACCGCTTCCGCGTCTCGCACATCGCCCTGAATCAGTGTCAGGCCTGCTTGCGCCGCACTCTTTTCGGGCGACCTGACCAGCGCCCTGACTTCATGGCCGTCTTGCAAGGCGCGGCGAAGAATCTCGCTGCCTGTGCGCCCCGTCCCGCCAAAAATCGTTATGTTCACGGTGTGTGCCTCCTGTTGCCCCAGAATTATCACTGAATGGCGAGTGAGTGAAGGGACATAGCACACTGAACGTTATCGGCGACCAAGCAGGTCAACCGGGCAGCTTTTGGGAATGGCCTCCCTGCACCTGCAATGCGTTTTGCTGCGAGCGGTTTAACGCTGCCCTCAGTCCCGGCTGATGATGTGCACGTCCACGTCCCGCGTGCTTCGCAGAACTTGTTTGATCAAATCGCCGCGCCAGAGTTCGGCCCAGCGTGAGCGGCTGGTTTCGCCCATGACCACTTGGGTGGCCCGCGAGCGCCCGACATAGCCGATCAATGCGGCGGCCACCCCGCTTTCGCCGTCCAGCACTTCAAACTGGCCGCCCAGCGCCACGGTCAGGGTGCGGTAGGCATCGAGCAGGCGCGACTGATCGGACGTGACGCGCGGGCCGCGAATGGTGACCACATGCAGCGCACCGTGTAGCCGGGCAGCCAGTTGACCGCCCCGCCGGATCAAGCGCCCAGCACTTTCCTCGGCGGCAATGGCGACGACGACGATTTCATGAACGCCGGGGCTGCCGGTCGGCGCGGCCTGCTCCACCACGCTCGCCACTTGCCGCAGAGCGATTTCGCGCAGCGCCATCAAGTTGGGTGAGGTAAAGAAATTGCCCAGCGCTTGATCCACTTTTTCGGGGCCGTAGACGTGACCGGCCTTCATCCGGGCGCGGAGGTCGTGCGGCGTCAAATCGACCAGCACCAGTTCGGTGGCCTCACTCAGCACGGCGTCGGGAATCCGCTCGCGCACCCGCACGCCGGTCAGCCGGGCCACGGTGTCGTTGAGCGATTCCAGATGCTGCACATTTACGGTAGACAGCACGGTGATGCCCGCCGCCAGCAGCACTTCGACGTCTTGCCAGCGTTTTTGGCGCTCGCTGCCGGGGGCGTTGGTGTGGGCCAGCTCATCGACCAGCACCACTTCGGGGCGGCGGGCCAACAGACCCGGCACGTCCAGCTCGGTCAGTTCGGTGCCGCCGTACAGGATCACCCGGCGGGGAAACAGCGGCAGCCCCTCAGCGGCGCGGATAGTCTCGGGGCGTCCGTGGGTTTCCACGATACCGATCAGGGCGTCCTCGCCTTTTGCCACCCGCTCGCGCAGTTCGCTGAGGGCCCGGTAGGTCTTGCCGACGCCCGCCGCCATGCCGATAAAGACTTTGTGGACGCCGCGCACAGGACCAGCGGACCCGCCCGACTGACCGGGGAGGGTCAGCCGCTGCGGGGAGCGCTCAGAAGGGGACTCGGCGTCCGGCATCTCTTCAGCGCCCAGTCTGCGGAGCCGCCGCATTGAGTGGCCAATTGGGTTTCGGCTCGGTGGCGGCGTTCACCAGTTCGCGCACCCACGCCACTTGAACCTCGGCTCCGGCAGTGCGGATGTGAGGGCCAGGGTTCGGGGCGAGCTGGTCGGATTCGAAAAGGGGGAAAGTGAGTATCAGAAATTCCTCGTTCAGCTCGGGTACGCCGGTGATTTTAGTGTCGCCATTTCAGTGCCACTTTATGGTGCGCCGACGCCCTCATCCTTACCATTCGTCTATCGGCCAGTCAGATTGGCCAGTTGGCCAGTGGCCCGCTCGCCGCTTTCGGGTAGCCTCAAGGGCGATGAGGGAAACCCTGCGTCTTCTGTTCGCGCCGCCCAAACTGCCGCTGCAAAGCGCGACGCTGTGGGCGGTGTGCCTCACGCTGCTGGGCGTGGTGCTGCTGATCGATTTGCTGACGCCCGCTTCGCTGGTGGTGGGCACCTTGCTCACGGTGCCGGTGGCGCTGGCCGCGCTGGGCAGTTCGCGCCGCCCGGTGCTGATCTTGACGCTGCTGGGAGTGCTGGGTTCACTGGTGGCCGCTTTGTTCAACGCGCGGGCCGACGGCTTCAGTAGCGCCGACCTGTCGAACCGGATCGTCAGCTTGCTGGCCATTTTGCTGGTGGGCGGGCTGACCCTGCGCTCCCGCGAGGCTTCCGAACGGGCCGTGCAAATCGCCGAGGACGAGCGCCAGTTGCAGCGCGAGCGCCTGCTGCGCCGCCTCGCTGAAGACATGGGCGGCCCGCTGGGTCAGGCCGAGTTCGTGGAGCGGGCCGCCACTGCCCTCCAGCGCCTGACCGGGGCCAGCAGCGTCGAGGTGGGCGCGGTCGAAAAGGCCATCTTGCGCCGTCCCCACGCGCTGGCTTTTGCGCCAGGAGTTGAAGCGGATGATCACCGCTCCCACCTGAATAGCCGCTTGCCGCTGGAGTATCTGGCCCAGCCGGTGGGCGCGGGCGACGTGTGGGCGGCAGACGGCGGAGCGCTTTTGCTGGCCAGGCTGCGCCGAACCGAGGGCGGCGATTTGCTGCTGATCGTTTACCGGCCTCAGATTCCGCTGGCCCTGACGGCTGAAGCGGTTTCGGCGCTGCAACCGCTGCTGGAGCGCACCGCCCTGTTAGACGATTTACGCGTTCAGCGCCAGCAAGTCAGCGAACGCGGCGAACTGCTGCGCGATCTGGTCTACGCCTTTTCGCATGATCTGCGGACTCCACTGCTCGCTAATGCGGTGAACATGAAAGCTGCCCTGCGCGGCGCGTACGGCCCGCTTCCCGAAACATATCTGGGCACGCTGGAAAACGGCCTGGAGTCCAACGCCACGCTGCTGGCCCTCGCCGAGAAGCTCCTCTTAGTCACCAAGTACGAGAGCGGCGAGGCCGACGACCTGATGGAGGAAGTCAACTTGCGGGCGCTGGTGAAAAGTGTGCTCGAAGACCTGCGCCCCCGCATCGAGGAGCGCCGCTTGATCGTGGAGCGCGATCTGGAAGCGGTGCGGCTGTGGGGCCGCCCGCACGATCTGCGCCGCGCCGTTCAGAATCTGCTGGACAACGCGGTCAAGTTCAGCCCGCTCGCCAGCACCCTGCGCGTTTCTCTAGGTGAGGAAGACAGCGAGGCAATTTTGAGCGTGCAAGACGAGGGGCCGGGCGTGTCAGCGTCCCGTCAGCCGCAACTGTTTCAGCGCTTCCGGGGCGGCGGCGCGGGCAGCGGCACCGGGCTGGGCCTTTACCTGACCCGCCGCATCGCCGAGGCCCACGGCGGCCATGTCCGTTACACCCGCACCAGCAAAAACCGCAGCCTCTTTACCCTGACGCTGCCCGTCACCGGGGAGCCTGCTCCTGAAGAGCTTGGTTCTGGAGGGAAGGCCCATGTCTGAAGAAGCGATCCGGATTTTATTGGTAGAAGACCACGCCTTTACCCGCGACGGCCTGCGGGCCACCCTTAATTTGGAAGCCGACTTGCACGTCGTCGCCGAGGCCCGTAGCGGCGAAGAAGCCTTGGAGCGCTTAGCCAGCGTGGAAGTGGACGTGGCGGTGGTAGACATCGGCTTGCCCGGCATAGACGGTATTCAGACGGCCGCCGAGATCCGGCGCGGCTGGCCGGAGGTGCGGATCGTGATGCTGACCGCCCACGACCTGCGCCAAGAAGTCTTCGCGGCGCTGGCGTCCGGGGCGGCGGCTTACTGCCTCAAGAGCGCCAAACCCGAACTGCTGCTGCTGGCGGTGCGGGCGGCGGCGGCGGGCAGCGCCTACCTCGATCCGCAGGTGGCCCACCACGTGCTGGGCGGCGTGCGTGCGCCGGGTTCGGCTCCACTGCTGACCCCCCGCGAGCTGGAAGTGCTGCGCCTGATCGCCGACGGCCTGTCCAACAAAGACATTGCGGCGCAGCTGGGGGTCAGCGTCAGCACCGTCAAGCTGTACGTGCAGGAATTGTTGGTCAAATTGCAGGCTGCCGACCGGACTCAGGCGGCGGTCAAGGCGCTGCGGCAGGGCTGGCTCTAGGGCCAGAACACCGGAACACGGGGCGCTGAGACGAGGTGCAGCCTGCCGAGCCAACCGGCTCTCAGAGAAGTCGCTTAGCGCAGCCGCCCAGCGCCTAGCTGCCGCTGAGCACCAAGACCGTTAAGCCGCCGAGCAAAAGTGCCCAGACCAACAACACAGGCCGGGTCACGCCTTGACGCAGCAGCGAGCCCGTTTCCAAACAGCTGGCCCAGAAGTCGTGCAAAGCCCAGCGGGTTTGGACGGTGTGCAAGGTCGGTGCCGGGGTCTGCGAAGGAAGTGACATGCCCACACAATGCACCCCCGCTCCGGGCGCGTCATTCGGTCAGGTGGCTTGGCCCGCTGGCCGGATGGCCAGTCCGGCTGGCTCAGCGGCCATTCCAAAGACCCGGCGCTCGGCGCACACTGAGAGCATGAAACTGGCCCGCTCCCTGCTCTTGCTGGCGGCACGCCCACAGGTTTGGCGTGCGTGCCACCGGGTTAGCAGCGCTTGGCAGCTTACCGGACGACACAGCGCTGACCTCAGCAGTGCTTACTTCAACGGCCTGCGCTGCCCAGGCGGAGATGATGTCGGGGACGAACACGCCCAACTTCACTCGGCGCTTCACCCAGCACCGCCCAAGCGGTGAAGCTGCGCTTTCGCCCACTGATGATCGTCCAGCGTCCGGTTCAGCTGCTGGTGGTGGGCGTGGTGGGGCTGATCCTTATCGGCACGCTGGGCCTGCTTTCCCCGCTTGCCCATACGAACGCGCTGAGTTGGGTAGACGCCCTGCTGCTGGCGACCAGCGCCGTTTGCACCACCGGTCTGAGCAGCGTGAACGTCGCCGAGGTGCTGACGCCCGCCGGTCAAGTGTGGTTGGCCCTGCTGATCGAAGTGGGCGCACTGGCCCTGCTGGTGCTGGCCTTCGGGTTCGTGGAACTGGGCAGAAAGAATTTGATGGGCCGCGCTCAGGCTTTGGAAGAACTGGGCGTCCGCGCGGGTCAAGATTTCCGGGGCCTGCTGCACCGGGTACTGACGCTGACGCTGGGCATTCAACTGGTCGGCGCGGCCCTGCTGCTCCCCGACATGATCCGGCTGGAAGGAGCCGTCAAAGGAGCGCGCTACGCCCTGCTCCACGCCGTCATGGCTTTCGGGAACGCGGGCTTCGGGATGTGGCCGGACGGTGTCGCCCGCCTGCTGCCCAGTTCACTGCTGACGCTGATGGCCTTGGTGGTGCTGGGCGGCATCGGCTTCGTGACGCTCGACGAACTGGAGCGCAATATGCAGGTGCGCTTCCGGCGTGGCCGCCGCCCACCCCGCTTGTCTACCCAGACGCGCATAGGCTTACAGGTCACGGGCACGCTGCTGCTGGCCGGAGCAGCGCTGTTTGCGGCGCTGGAATGGAACCGCGCCGCGACGCTGGGGCCGCTGGCTGTTCCGGCCAAACTGCTGAACGCCGCTTTTCAGACGACTGTGGCCCGCTCGGCAGGCTTTGCCACGCTCGACTACGGCCACTTCGCCGCGCCGACGCTGCTGCTGATCATGGGCCTGATGTTTATCGGGGGAAACCCCGGCTCAACGGCGGGCGGCATCAAAACCACCACCGCCGCCGTGCTGCTCGCCGCGACCCGAGCGGTGCTGCGCCGCGAACAAGACGTTCACTTGGCGGGGCGGCGTATGCCCACGTCCACGCTGATGCGGGCGCTGACGGTGGTCACGCTGGCGGTGCTGGCCATAGGTCTGGGCACCTTCGCCCTGATGCTCAGTGACGCGCGGCAGCGGCCCTTGGCGCTGGCGTTTGAAGCGGTCAGCGCCTTTACCACCTCGGGTCTGAGCGTCAACCTCACCCCGCACCTCTCAGGCAGCGGCAAGCTGGTGCTGGTCGCCCTGATGTTTTTGGGCCGGGTGGGCTTTTTGAGTTTGCTGCTGGCCTTCCGCCCCGCCCCGTCGCCAGAAATGCGCCTGCTCAGGGAACGTGATTTCACGGTGGGCTAACAGGGAGCAGCGCCAAAAGCAGAACCGCAGCCTACACGCGCCAGCCGGTTCAAATCGGCGGCGCACCGCTAAGATTGGCTGTTCCGCTGCTGAGCGTGAGCACAACATCTGTCCTCTCCCCCGCCAGCCGCTAAGCTCACTCCATGAATAGCCCTTCTTCTGCTGCCCCCCCATCAAGGCCGCTGGTGTGCGTCGGCGCGTTGGTGCGCGGCCCCGCTGGCTACCTCATCGTCCAGACTACCAAATGGCGCGGCAGTTGGGGCGTGCCCGGCGGCAAAGTCGAGTACGGCGAAACGCTGAGTGCTGCCATTGAGCGCGAATTTGTGGAAGAAACCGGCCTGAAGATCACCGGCATCCGCTCCGCCCAGACTCAAGAAGCGGTGCGCTCAGCCGAATTCCACAAAGATTCACACATGCTGTTGTTCGATTTTTTTGCCCACACGGAGGGCGAAAGCGTCGCGCCCAATGAGGAGATCGTCCAGTGGGCCTGGGTCAGTTTGGAAGAAGCGCTGAGCTACCCGCTCAACAGCTTTACCCGCACCCTAGTCGAGCTGGCCATCAAGGAAGGCGCATGAAGCCGTATACCGCCCTCGTCACCGGCGGAGCACGGGGCATCGGGCGCGGGGTGGCGCTGGCGCTGGCGGGCGCGGGCTACCACGTGGCTGTGCAGTACCGATCCAGCGCCGAGGACGCCGCCGAAACGGCCCAGTTGTGCCGTGAGCTGGGCGTAGAGGCCGACACCTTCCAGGCCGAGTTGACCGACCCTGATCAAGCCGCCGCTGTGGTGGAGTGGGCGCACCGCCGCTTTGAAACGCCGCTGATTCAATCGCCGCTGGGCGTGCTGGTGAACGTGGTGGGCAACTACGTCCACCGCCGCTGGGATCAGACCACCCCCGACGAGTGGAATGACATGCTGGGCAGCAACCTCAGCGCCACCTTCTACACCTGCCGGGTGGCCGTGCCGCTGATGAGAGGCAATCACCCGGACGCAAGCAGCTTCGGGCGGGTCGTCAACTTCGGTTATGCGGGCGCACAGAACTTGCTGGCCCGGCCCGGCGTGGTGCCTTACGCGGCGGCCAAAGCGGGCGTCATTGCGCTGACCAAAGCCATTGCCCGCACTGAGGCCCAGTACGGCATCAGCGCCAACGTGGTGTCGCCGGGCGTCATCGAAACCTCAGTCAGCCAGCCGCTCACCGAGATTCCGGCGGGGCGGCTCGGCACAGTGGACGAAGTGGCGCGGGCCGTGATGACCTTCGTGGAAGGCAGCGCTTACCTCACCGGCCAGGTGCTGGAAGTCTCGGGCGGCTGGAACCTCTAGCACCGAACTCACTCAGCGCCTCAACCAATCAGCGCCGCAGATACCGCCCGCCCCGTTCGTCCACGAGGCCGCACAACCCCAGCATGGTCAGGGCCAGTTGCGCCTCGCTGATGTTCAGCCCGCTGCGCGACACCACGTCGTCTAGCAAAACCGCGCCGGTTTCGGGCAGGGCGGCGTACACCAGCGCCTGCTCGGGGCTCAGGTCTAGGTGGACGGGCGCAGGCGCTTCACCCCAGCCGAGTTCGTGCAGCACGTCGCTCACGTTTTCGGTCAGCACCGCGCCCTCGCGCAGCAAGCGGTGGGGGCCAGCCGCTAAGGGATCACCCGCCCGGCCCGGCACCGCGAAGACGCTGCGCCCGCATTCGAGTGCGTGCGTGGCGGTAATCATCGCGCCGCTTTTCAAATCACCCTCGATGACCACCGAACCGGCGCTCAGAGCGGCGATCAAGCGGTTTCGCTGTGGAAAATGGTGGGTGGCGGGCCGCGTGCCCATCGGGTACTCGCTGACCAAAGTCAAGCGGGCGGCGAGGCGGGCATTTTCAGCGGGGTAAATCACATCTACTCCGCAGCCCAAGAGCGCCGTGCTGACCCCACCCGCATCCAAAGCAGCTTGGTGGGCGGCGCTGTCGATGCCGCGTGCCAGGCCGCTGACCACGTTGACTCCGGCGCGGGCCAAATCGCCCGACAACTGGCGGGTGAGTTTGAGGGCGTGGTCGCTGGCGGCGCGGGTACCGACGATGCCCACCGCACGCGGCACCACCTCCTGCGGCAAATCAGCGCCGCGCACCCACAGCGCAGCGGGCGGGTCTTGCAGGGCTTCGAGCGCGGCGGGATAGCCTTCCAGCCCGCGCCCCAGCACCTGCACCCCGGCCTCGCGGGCGCGGCTGAGTTCTTGCTGCGCCCGGACGCCCACCCCCGCCGCGCCGACAGCGCTCAGCGATTTGGTATCAAGGCCCGGCACTTCGCGCAACTGGGTCAGAGAAGCGCCCAGCACCGCCTGCGCCGAGCCGAAATGCCGCCGCAGGTTCTCAATGCGGCGCGGCCCCAAAGCGGGCGTGAAGCGCAGGGTCAGCAGCGCCAGTAACTCGGCGTCTGTGTCTTCGGGAAGGTTCAGGTCGGAGGCAGCGTCCATCAAGCTCATGGTTCCGATGCTAAATGGCCGGGCCTGACATATTCCCGACACCCGCCCGTTATAGCCGCCTGACGCCGAAGTGAGACAGCCTAAGCCATTTGCTCAAGGCGAAATGGGCGTGAGATGTTCTATACTCCGTTCATCTGGGGGCGATCCGGTTTCGACGGGGATTACTGAAGGATGTGGTGCGTGTCGAGGTGGCCGTTGGCCTCGTTAAAAAGCGGCAAAGCCTTTAACTGGCAACAATAACAGCTTTGCAATGGCTGCCTAAACCCCAGCCCAGCAACCGTAGAGCCTCGCCATTGGCGCTGCGCGAGCTGATTTAAACAATGGCTAGCTCCGGTTTTACTCTGGTGCCGGGCGCGAACTAAAACAGAGTTAAGGAAAGGAACGCCCGCCTGTAGGCCAGTCCCGCCCCGACAATTCAATCTGCAGGCTACACACGTAGAGTCACGCTGAATGGGTTTCCGGACGAGAGTTCGACTCTCTCCGCCTCCACCACCCAAAATCCGCCGCTTTTCCTCACAGGAAGGCGGCGGATTTTTGTGGCTTTGGCAGCGGTCAAATCACCGACGGTGGATAGTTCTGCAATCCCGCACGCAAGCCGCTTACCGAGCACTGACCCACGCCGACTGGAACGTGGACACTACCGAAAATTTAGCGGGAGCGCTGGCGAACCTCACCTGTCATCTGGGTGCGGTTCTAAAAGTCACAAAACTGATCTGAGGTCAAGCGCCTGAAATTCGCGGCCCAGCGCAGATCAAGGCCACACGCAGTGGAGGGCTGAGAGAAAGGTGTAAGCGGGTTTAACTATACTTGTGGCAACTTATGCCGAATCCTGTCTTCCGACTCACTGCACGCTCACTTTCCAAAGTGGTGTCGGGCCGCGCTGCCGAGACGATGCTGAGCGCTTCGCTGCGTGATCTCAAGTTGTCGCCAGAAACGGTGACGGCAAGGGACATGCAGCGCGTTCTCTCCGGCCCGCTCGAGCGCCGCCTCTCACAGGCCCTTCCCGGTACGGCGGCATTTGATAAATTACAAGCCCTTTCCCAGCGACTTGAGCGCCTCGATTTGAGGGCCTCGGATTTGTTTGACCAGGGTGCCCGCACCGTGATCTGGGATCAGGAGGACACCGATACCCAGTGGAGTG includes:
- the dprA gene encoding DNA-processing protein DprA, which translates into the protein MDAASDLNLPEDTDAELLALLTLRFTPALGPRRIENLRRHFGSAQAVLGASLTQLREVPGLDTKSLSAVGAAGVGVRAQQELSRAREAGVQVLGRGLEGYPAALEALQDPPAALWVRGADLPQEVVPRAVGIVGTRAASDHALKLTRQLSGDLARAGVNVVSGLARGIDSAAHQAALDAGGVSTALLGCGVDVIYPAENARLAARLTLVSEYPMGTRPATHHFPQRNRLIAALSAGSVVIEGDLKSGAMITATHALECGRSVFAVPGRAGDPLAAGPHRLLREGAVLTENVSDVLHELGWGEAPAPVHLDLSPEQALVYAALPETGAVLLDDVVSRSGLNISEAQLALTMLGLCGLVDERGGRYLRR
- a CDS encoding sensor histidine kinase encodes the protein MRETLRLLFAPPKLPLQSATLWAVCLTLLGVVLLIDLLTPASLVVGTLLTVPVALAALGSSRRPVLILTLLGVLGSLVAALFNARADGFSSADLSNRIVSLLAILLVGGLTLRSREASERAVQIAEDERQLQRERLLRRLAEDMGGPLGQAEFVERAATALQRLTGASSVEVGAVEKAILRRPHALAFAPGVEADDHRSHLNSRLPLEYLAQPVGAGDVWAADGGALLLARLRRTEGGDLLLIVYRPQIPLALTAEAVSALQPLLERTALLDDLRVQRQQVSERGELLRDLVYAFSHDLRTPLLANAVNMKAALRGAYGPLPETYLGTLENGLESNATLLALAEKLLLVTKYESGEADDLMEEVNLRALVKSVLEDLRPRIEERRLIVERDLEAVRLWGRPHDLRRAVQNLLDNAVKFSPLASTLRVSLGEEDSEAILSVQDEGPGVSASRQPQLFQRFRGGGAGSGTGLGLYLTRRIAEAHGGHVRYTRTSKNRSLFTLTLPVTGEPAPEELGSGGKAHV
- a CDS encoding SDR family oxidoreductase, which translates into the protein MKPYTALVTGGARGIGRGVALALAGAGYHVAVQYRSSAEDAAETAQLCRELGVEADTFQAELTDPDQAAAVVEWAHRRFETPLIQSPLGVLVNVVGNYVHRRWDQTTPDEWNDMLGSNLSATFYTCRVAVPLMRGNHPDASSFGRVVNFGYAGAQNLLARPGVVPYAAAKAGVIALTKAIARTEAQYGISANVVSPGVIETSVSQPLTEIPAGRLGTVDEVARAVMTFVEGSAYLTGQVLEVSGGWNL
- a CDS encoding NAD(P)-dependent oxidoreductase → MNITIFGGTGRTGSEILRRALQDGHEVRALVRSPEKSAAQAGLTLIQGDVRDAEAVRQIIAGADAVVSALGTDSATTLTEATAAIIQGMKEHGVARIVTIGTAGILESRTEPGKLRYQTSDSRRKQTFAAEEHQKAYEMLRDSPLDWTVICPTYLPDGEAVGGYRTQRDYLPVDGQQISTGDTAAYAYAELLAKKHIGYRVGISY
- a CDS encoding sensor histidine kinase KdpD; protein product: MPDAESPSERSPQRLTLPGQSGGSAGPVRGVHKVFIGMAAGVGKTYRALSELRERVAKGEDALIGIVETHGRPETIRAAEGLPLFPRRVILYGGTELTELDVPGLLARRPEVVLVDELAHTNAPGSERQKRWQDVEVLLAAGITVLSTVNVQHLESLNDTVARLTGVRVRERIPDAVLSEATELVLVDLTPHDLRARMKAGHVYGPEKVDQALGNFFTSPNLMALREIALRQVASVVEQAAPTGSPGVHEIVVVAIAAEESAGRLIRRGGQLAARLHGALHVVTIRGPRVTSDQSRLLDAYRTLTVALGGQFEVLDGESGVAAALIGYVGRSRATQVVMGETSRSRWAELWRGDLIKQVLRSTRDVDVHIISRD
- a CDS encoding response regulator transcription factor — protein: MSEEAIRILLVEDHAFTRDGLRATLNLEADLHVVAEARSGEEALERLASVEVDVAVVDIGLPGIDGIQTAAEIRRGWPEVRIVMLTAHDLRQEVFAALASGAAAYCLKSAKPELLLLAVRAAAAGSAYLDPQVAHHVLGGVRAPGSAPLLTPRELEVLRLIADGLSNKDIAAQLGVSVSTVKLYVQELLVKLQAADRTQAAVKALRQGWL
- a CDS encoding DUF808 domain-containing protein yields the protein MSGGLVALLDDVAALAKLAAASIDDIGAAASKAGVKAVGVVIDDTAVTPRYVTGFTPERELPIIWRIAKGSLKNKIVFILPAALLLSQFLPWALNPLLMVGGAYLCFEGAEKLYEAVWGHHDTQGEAVIKLSSDAHEQQMVSGAIRTDFILSAEIMAISLGEVADQPIFARAIILVAVALMITALVYGVVGLIVKADDLGVRLAATGSKTAQAAGRGLVKGMPVVMSALSVIGTAAMLWVGGHILTDGLNKFGLSWPAHTLHDLALGAGQAVPFAKGIVEWLVETLGSAVVGVLVGGLIVAALHLRPKKAAAH
- a CDS encoding NUDIX domain-containing protein, translating into MNSPSSAAPPSRPLVCVGALVRGPAGYLIVQTTKWRGSWGVPGGKVEYGETLSAAIEREFVEETGLKITGIRSAQTQEAVRSAEFHKDSHMLLFDFFAHTEGESVAPNEEIVQWAWVSLEEALSYPLNSFTRTLVELAIKEGA
- a CDS encoding TrkH family potassium uptake protein; translation: MKLRFRPLMIVQRPVQLLVVGVVGLILIGTLGLLSPLAHTNALSWVDALLLATSAVCTTGLSSVNVAEVLTPAGQVWLALLIEVGALALLVLAFGFVELGRKNLMGRAQALEELGVRAGQDFRGLLHRVLTLTLGIQLVGAALLLPDMIRLEGAVKGARYALLHAVMAFGNAGFGMWPDGVARLLPSSLLTLMALVVLGGIGFVTLDELERNMQVRFRRGRRPPRLSTQTRIGLQVTGTLLLAGAALFAALEWNRAATLGPLAVPAKLLNAAFQTTVARSAGFATLDYGHFAAPTLLLIMGLMFIGGNPGSTAGGIKTTTAAVLLAATRAVLRREQDVHLAGRRMPTSTLMRALTVVTLAVLAIGLGTFALMLSDARQRPLALAFEAVSAFTTSGLSVNLTPHLSGSGKLVLVALMFLGRVGFLSLLLAFRPAPSPEMRLLRERDFTVG